From Cannabis sativa cultivar Pink pepper isolate KNU-18-1 chromosome 8, ASM2916894v1, whole genome shotgun sequence, a single genomic window includes:
- the LOC115701256 gene encoding putative pentatricopeptide repeat-containing protein At1g68930 produces the protein MCWSTGYYIGLFKLCCDTQNHALVKKLHSHIIRNLTHPETILINKLIDAYGKLGNIKYARQSFDEMSEPNIFSWNTILSAYSKTGHLPEMRKMFNRMPARDGVSWNALISGYASFGSLAESVKVYNLMLCDRTASLNRITFSTILMVASSKGCVDLGRQVHGQIVKYGFELYLFVGSPLVDMYSKAGLIYDAKLVFEKIVEKNVVMYNTMLTGLLRCGLIENAECLFSRMPEKDSISWTTMITGFTQKGLGREALDKFRDMRSEGLTMDQFTFGSVLTACGGLLALEEGKQIHAFIIRTYPKDNVFVGSALVDMYCKCRNIKYADAVFNRMPRKNVVSWTAMLVGYGQNGHSEEAVKIFSEMQRNGVEPDDFTLGSVISSCGNLASLEEGSQFHGRAIVSGLVSFMTVSNAIVTLYGKCGSIEDAHKLFNEMKVRDEVSWTALVTGYAQFGKANETIDLFEKMLFHGFKPDGVTFIGVLSACSRAGLVDKGLQYFESMVKEHVITPVSDHYTCMIDLLSRAGRLEEAKNFINTMPHKPDAIGWVTLLSSCRNHHNMDIGKWAAESLLELEPQHPASYVLLSSIYAARGKWDDVAKLRRDMRDKQVRKEPGCSWIKYKGKVHIFSADDWSSPYADQIYYELEKLNQKMIEEGYVPDMSYVFHDVEESEKMKMLNYHSEKLAIAFGLIFIPSSLPIRVVKNLRVCGDCHNATKYISKITKREILVRDAVRFHLFKDGKCSCGDFW, from the coding sequence ATGTGTTGGTCCACCGGCTACTACATTGGTCTGTTCAAACTTTGCTGCGATACCCAGAACCATGCGCTAGTAAAGAAGCTCCATTCTCACATAATCAGAAACTTGACACACCCAGAAACTATTCTTATCAATAAACTCATTGATGCGTATGGAAAGTTGGGTAACATAAAGTATGCGCGCCAGTCGTTCGATGAAATGTCTGAACCAAACATTTTCTCGTGGAATACCATCCTTTCTGCATATTCCAAAACGGGTCATCTTCCTGAGATGCGAAAGATGTTTAATCGCATGCCAGCTCGCGATGGAGTCTCCTGGAATGCACTTATTTCAGGCTATGCATCATTTGGTTCATTGGCTGAGTCTGTAAAGGTTTATAATTTGATGTTATGTGATCGAACTGCCAGTTTGAATCGTATTACTTTCTCTACGATTCTTATGGTTGCATCAAGTAAGGGTTGTGTTGACTTGGGTAGGCAGGTTCATGGGCAAATAGTGAAATATGGGTTCGAGTTATACTTATTTGTTGGCAGTCCTTTGGTGGATATGTACTCCAAAGCGGGTTTGATATACGATGCAAAGCTAGTTTTTGAAAAGATTGTAGAGAAAAATGTGGTTATGTACAATACAATGCTCACTGGGCTTTTACGGTGTGGATTGATAGAAAATGCTGAGTGTCTGTTTAGTAGAATGCCGGAAAAAGATTCGATTTCGTGGACTACAATGATTACTGGATTCACCCAGAAAGGTTTGGGCAGAGAAGCGCTTGACAAGTTTCGAGATATGAGATCGGAGGGTTTGACTATGGATCAATTTACATTTGGGAGCGTCTTGACTGCGTGTGGAGGACTGTTGGCCTTGGAAGAAGGCAAGCAAATTCATGCCTTTATTATTAGGACTTATCCCAAGGATAATGTCTTTGTGGGCAGTGCTCTTGTTGATATGTATTGCAAGTGTAGAAACATAAAATATGCTGATGCAGTTTTCAACAGAATGCCACGCAAGAATGTGGTGTCTTGGACGGCTATGCTGGTTGGTTATGGCCAGAATGGACACAGCGAAGAAGCTGTTAAAATTTTTTCTGAAATGCAGAGAAATGGGGTTGAGCCAGATGATTTTACTCTAGGAAGTGTAATTAGCTCATGTGGGAACCTAGCAAGCTTAGAAGAGGGTTCCCAGTTTCATGGCCGGGCAATTGTTTCCGGGTTAGTTTCATTCATGACAGTTTCAAATGCAATTGTTACATTGTATGGTAAATGTGGAAGCATCGAGGACGCTCATAAGCTGTTTAATGAGATGAAGGTGAGGGATGAAGTCTCCTGGACGGCATTGGTTACAGGGTATGCCCAATTTGGAAAGGCCAATGAAACTATTGACTTGTTTGAAAAGATGTTATTCCATGGTTTTAAACCAGATGGAGTTACTTTCATTGGGGTTCTTTCTGCTTGCAGCAGAGCAGGACTGGTGGATAAAGGACTTCAGTATTTTGAATCAATGGTGAAAGAACATGTAATAACACCAGTTTCTGATCACTACACTTGCATGATTGACCTTCTCAGCCGAGCTGGAAGGTTAGAAGAAGCAAAAAACTTTATAAATACAATGCCTCATAAGCCTGATGCAATTGGTTGGGTTACCTTATTGAGTTCATGCCGAAATCATCACAACATGGACATTGGTAAATGGGCAGCTGAGTCTCTTCTGGAATTAGAACCTCAGCACCCTGCAAGCTATGTATTGCTTTCAAGTATCTATGCTGCTAGAGGGAAATGGGATGATGTAGCCAAATTGAGAAGAGATATGAGAGATAAGCAGGTGAGAAAGGAACCGGGATGTAGTTGGATCAAATACAAGGGCAAAGTACACATTTTCTCAGCAGATGACTGGTCCAGCCCATATGCTGATCAAATATATTATGAGCTGGAGAAACTAAATCAAAAGATGATAGAGGAAGGTTATGTGCCAGATATGAGCTATGTTTTCCATGATGTAGAGGAGTCTGAGAAGATGAAGATGCTTAACTATCACAGTGAGAAGCTTGCAATTGCTTTTGGGCTAATATTTATTCCATCAAGTCTTCCCATACGAGTAGTTAAAAACCTTCGAGTTTGTGGTGATTGTCACAATGCCACTAAATATATTTCTAAGATCACCAAAAGAGAGATACTTGTAAGAGATGCTGTTCGGTTCCATTTATTTAAAGATGGGAAATGTTCCTGTGGTGATTTCTGGTGA
- the LOC115701258 gene encoding uncharacterized protein LOC115701258 codes for MASFAIDEFVGNGILKELLPKLLEEGWDDVPTLKIMSLEDMDAISMTQQEKDALEIRTYLHDRSLMQYADKLELSRTCLPELLSLSTSDLFSQFGMKRGHIARFMDKTGPCTDPKTRSHALPPTRTNSTASRNNSMKSLVQVNSQKLRSLTRPMARNSSKQLEQSLADFKIGDGYTFKGIVAAGPAQSRACGCVKPPPVVEQVAPYSTIENISVQKLTPEYKIGMERLVKAKSPPMKASELWRDKPAVLLCIRRPGCIMCRAEAHQLYAKKPLFDALGVQLYAVLHEYIESEVKDFWPRYWGGVVVHDRNMEFFKALGGGELLKDKFISGFIFNPRAITNYRRAKAMGIKQNFKGEGEIKGGLFIVGGGRSGIAYQFIERNFGDWAPSAEIIEICTQLQNPHQGQGSSNKSS; via the exons ATGGCTTCTTTTGCAATTGATGAATTTGTTGGGAATGGAATCCTCAAAGAACTGCTTCCAAAGCTTTTGGAAGAAGGCTGGGATGACGTGCCGACGTTGAAGATCATGAGCTTAGAAGATATGGACGCAATAAGCATGACACAACAGGAGAAG GATGCACTAGAAATCAGGACATATCTACACGATCGTTCTCTGATGCAATATGCAGATAAGCTTGAGTTATCCAGGACATGTCTTCCAGAGCTTCTTAGTTTAAGTACATCAGATCTTTTTTCCCAGTTCGGTATGAAGAGAGGACATATCGCCCGTTTCATGGATAAAACTGGTCCATGTACTGATCCTAAAACCCGATCACACGCACTCCCTCCAACAAGAACAAACAGCACAGCCTCTAGAAACAACAGCATGAAGAGTCTTGTGCAGGTCAATTCTCAAAAGCTGAGAAGTTTAACCAGACCAATGGCTCGAAACAGCAGTAAACAACTAGAACAATCTTTGGCTGATTTCAAGATTGGAGATGGATACACCTTCAAAGGGATTGTTGCTGCTGGGCCAGCTCAGAGTAGAGCATGTGGTTGTGTGAAACCTCCTCCTGTTGTTGAACAAGTGGCTCCTTACTCTACTATTGAAAACATCTCAGTGCAAAAGTTGACTCCAGAATACAAGATTGGGATGGAGCGTTTAGTGAAAGCAAAGTCACCTCCGATGAAGGCATCGGAATTGTGGAGAGATAAACCAGCTGTTCTCCTCTGCATTAGACGTCCAGG GTGCATCATGTGTAGAGCTGAAGCTCACCAACTATATGCCAAAAAACCCTTATTCGACGCACTGGGAGTTCAACTATATGCGGTTCTTCATGAGTACATAGAGTCAGAG GTAAAAGACTTCTGGCCCCGCTACTGGGGTGGTGTTGTAGTCCATGATCGGAATATGGAATTCTTCAAAGCTCTTGGTGGGGGGGAACTGCTCAAAGACAAGTTCATATCAGGTTTTATTTTCAACCCCCGAGCCATAACAAATTACAGGCGTGCAAAGGCTATGGGGATAAAGCAAAACTTCAAAGGAGAAGGTGAAATCAAAGGTGGACTCTTCATAGTAGGGGGTGGAAGGAGCGGTATTGCATACCAGTTCATTGAGAGGAATTTTGGTGATTGGGCACCTTCGGCTGAAATCATAGAAATCTGTACTCAGCTGCAG AATCCTCATCAAGGTCAAGGGAGCTCGAACAAATCATCATAG
- the LOC115698662 gene encoding putative U-box domain-containing protein 42 isoform X1 — MSLKEDEILITSLADSLLVSISEITISVASIEVEQENFIQIGCYFYRASIAIMELKTTENSPPNAVEILKSLSESISLAKDLVQRLQKGNQPLSISGSELRSIISQIEDLIKTMGEDLSSIPSSAFIDQEYAEIAIQSLSNEMRNSHFTIQSSEKTELDTQLSSPKQKPKQEPIPIETDLYSINVEVSMENPYFLESPNLLKVKSSGSRSKQERVSKSLAMLPHVAQYMEPLYDTFYCPLTKRVMDDPVTIQSGVTYERKAITEWFEKFEASAEIQCPTTGKRLVSRAYNPNIALRSTIEEWKERNEAARIKVARAALSLASSDNMVFEAIKDIHGICEKNPYNKVQVCSAGMLPLLVKTLEYKNQDVRCAVLELLRLLVDDEIDSKEMVAEELDFSALIRMLSSSFQPIKHASLLLLLELSRSESLCNKIGLVTGSILMLITITYKSSVDAFASEKAGETLKNLERSPNNIKRMAENGLLEPLLYNLAEGSEEMKTEMASYLGEIVLGHDSRTYAAERASPTLIKMVRTGNVLSRRAAFTALAQISLYQPNAKALAEAGIVQIMVEEMFTRRIHDELVNSKTEAAAILANIFESGLELETLRANSHGHTMTSDYFVYNIIYMLRNSTPDELNINLIRILLCLTKSPKSMTAIISVVKETEASYILVELINNPYDNLGIAAMKLLITLSPHIGHTLSERLCKTRGLPENLILSSNEIARISEKQAISAKFLAKLPHQNLTLNLALLFKNTVPIILQTISQIQKGGTRSSRHSICYLEGLVGTLVRFTTTLYDPQILFLARAHNFTAVFTELLVKTSSDEVQRLSAIGLQNLSLESINLSKPPEIKKAKLTRLFSAPKFLTPSSSRRKKITVCPVHRGTCSSENTFCLVDAKAIERLLACLDHENAEVVEAALSAICTLLDDKVDVEMSMNILNGANALQHVLNVVKEHRQEALWQKSFWMIEKFLMNGGDKSVTDISQDRLLPSTLVSAFHHGNGNTRDMAEKILRHLNRMPNSTSYYTM, encoded by the exons ATGTCG CTCAAGGAAGATGAAATCTTGATTACGAGTCTTGCAGACTCTTTATTGGTGTCCATTTCAGAAATCACAATATCAGTGGCATCCATAGAGGTAGAACAGGAGAATTTTATTCAAATTGGATGCTACTTTTATCGAGCTTCTATAGCCATAATGGAACTAAAAACAACTGAGAATTCCCCACCAAATGCAGTAGAGATTCTTAAATCACTATCTGAAAGCATTAGTTTGGCTAAGGATCTTGTTCAGAGACTCCAAAAAGGCAACCAACCTCTTTCTATTTCTGGTTCGGAACTCAGAAGCATCATTTCACAGATAGAGGATTTGATCAAAACCATGGGAGAAGACTTGAGTTCAATACCATCTTCAGCATTTATAGATCAAGAATATGCAGAAATTGCAATTCAATCTCTTTCAAATGAGATGAGGAACTCTCACTTTACAATTCAATCCTCTGAGAAAACCGAGCTAGATACGCAGTTATCATCTCCCAAACAAAAACCAAAACAAGAACCAATACCAATAGAAACAGACCTCTACTCCATCAATGTTGAAGTTTCAATGGAAAATCCTTATTTCTTAGAATCCCCAAATCTTCTTAAAGTTAAAAGTAGTGGCAGCAGGTCAAAACAAGAAAGGGTTAGCAAATCCTTAGCAATGTTGCCTCATGTGGCTCAATACATGGAGCCTCTATATGATACTTTCTACTGTCCTCTAACAAAGAGAGTCATGGATGATCCAGTCACCATTCAGAGTGGAGTAACCTACGAAAGAAAAGCAATTACTGAGTGGTTTGAAAAGTTTGAAGCTTCAGCTGAAATTCAATGCCCCACCACTGGCAAGAGGTTGGTTAGTAGAGCTTACAACCCAAATATTGCTCTTAGGTCCACAATAGAGGAGTGGAAGGAAAGGAATGAAGCTGCAAGGATTAAGGTGGCCAGGGCTGCTTTGTCTTTGGCTAGTTCAGATAATATGGTATTTGAAGCAATAAAAGATATCCATGGTATCTGTGAAAAGAATCCATACAATAAGGTACAGGTTTGCAGTGCTGGAATGTTGCCTTTGCTTGTTAAGACTCTGGAGTACAAAAACCAAGATGTTAGATGTGCAGTTTTGGAACTCCTAAGGCTATTGGTAGACGATGAAATCGACAGCAAG GAAATGGTAGCAGAGGAATTGGATTTTTCAGCTCTGATAAGAATGCTGTCAAGTAGTTTCCAGCCTATAAAACATGCATCGTTGCTGTTGTTGCTTGAGCTTTCGAGATCTGAATCATTGTGTAACAAAATAGGTTTAGTTACTGGATCAATTCTGATGTTGATCACAATTACATACAAATCTTCAGTTGATGCCTTTGCTTCAGAAAAGGCAGGTGAGACCTTGAAGAACTTAGAGAGGTCGCCAAATAACATTAAGCGTATGGCAGAAAATGGGCTATTAGAACCCCTTTTGTATAATCTTGCAGAAG GCAGTGAAGAGATGAAGACAGAAATGGCAAGCTATCTAGGAGAAATTGTTCTTGGACATGACAGCAGAACCTATGCGGCTGAGAGGGCTTCTCCCACTCTCATCAAAATGGTTAGAACTGGAAATGTTCTGTCTCGGAGGGCTGCCTTCACAGCTTTAGCACAAATATCTTTGTACCAACCTAATGCCAAAGCACTTGCTGAAGCTGGAATTGTACAAATCATGGTTGAAGAGATGTTCACTCGGAGAATCCATGATGAGCTAGTGAACTCAAAAACTGAAGCAGCTGCTATATTGGCGAATATATTCGAGTCTGGGCTTGAGCTTGAGACTCTACGAGCTAATTCTCATGGGCACACCATGACTTCAGACTATTTTGTGTACAACATCATCTACATGCTCAGGAACAGTACCCCAGATGAGCTAAACATTAACCTTATTAGGATACTCTTATGCCTAACAAAGAGTCCCAAATCAATGACTGCCATTATCTCAGTGGTCAAAGAGACTGAAGCAAGCTACATTCTTGTTGAGCTCATAAATAATCCATATGACAATCTTGGGATTGCAGCAATGAAGTTACTCATAACTCTTTCACCTCATATAGGTCATACACTATCTGAAAGACTCTGCAAAACCCGAGGCCTGCCAGAAAATCTTATCTTGAGTTCAAATGAGATAGCTCGAATCTCCGAAAAGCAGGCAATTTCAGCGAAATTCCTAGCGAAACTGCCCCATCAAAACTTGACACTCAATCTAGCTCTACTTTTCAAGAATACAGTGCCCATAATTCTGCAAACCATCAGCCAAATTCAAAAAGGCGGAACAAGATCAAGCAGGCATTCCATCTGTTACTTAGAAGGCCTAGTGGGAACTCTAGTAAGATTCACAACAACACTGTATGATCCACAGATACTCTTTCTAGCCAGAGCCCACAATTTCACAGCAGTCTTCACTGAACTCCTAGTGAAAACTTCAAGTGATGAAGTTCAGAGGCTATCAGCTATTGGGTTACAGAATCTCTCTTTGGAATCAATAAATCTGTCCAAACCACCAGAAATTAAGAAAGCAAAGCTCACGAGGCTGTTTTCTGCCCCCAAGTTTCTAACTCCCAGCTCTTCTAGAAGGAAGAAAATCACAGTTTGCCCGGTTCACCGGGGGACCTGCTCTTCAGAAAACACTTTCTGTCTAGTTGATGCCAAAGCAATTGAGAGATTATTGGCTTGTTTGGACCATGAAAATGCAGAGGTGGTTGAGGCTGCATTGTCAGCTATATGTACTTTGTTGGATGACAAAGTAGACGTGGAGATGAGTATGAACATACTCAACGGAGCCAATGCCTTACAACATGTTTTGAATGTTGTGAAAGAGCATAGGCAAGAGGCTTTGTGGCAAAAATCGTTTTGGATGATTGAAAAGTTTCTAATGAATGGAGGAGACAAGTCTGTTACAGATATATCCCAGGACAGGTTGTTGCCTTCGACATTAGTCAGTGCTTTTCATCATGGGAATGGCAATACAAGGGACATGGctgagaaaattctaaggcattTGAATAGGATGCCCAATTCCACTTCATACTATACAATGtaa
- the LOC115698662 gene encoding putative U-box domain-containing protein 42 isoform X2: protein MELKTTENSPPNAVEILKSLSESISLAKDLVQRLQKGNQPLSISGSELRSIISQIEDLIKTMGEDLSSIPSSAFIDQEYAEIAIQSLSNEMRNSHFTIQSSEKTELDTQLSSPKQKPKQEPIPIETDLYSINVEVSMENPYFLESPNLLKVKSSGSRSKQERVSKSLAMLPHVAQYMEPLYDTFYCPLTKRVMDDPVTIQSGVTYERKAITEWFEKFEASAEIQCPTTGKRLVSRAYNPNIALRSTIEEWKERNEAARIKVARAALSLASSDNMVFEAIKDIHGICEKNPYNKVQVCSAGMLPLLVKTLEYKNQDVRCAVLELLRLLVDDEIDSKEMVAEELDFSALIRMLSSSFQPIKHASLLLLLELSRSESLCNKIGLVTGSILMLITITYKSSVDAFASEKAGETLKNLERSPNNIKRMAENGLLEPLLYNLAEGSEEMKTEMASYLGEIVLGHDSRTYAAERASPTLIKMVRTGNVLSRRAAFTALAQISLYQPNAKALAEAGIVQIMVEEMFTRRIHDELVNSKTEAAAILANIFESGLELETLRANSHGHTMTSDYFVYNIIYMLRNSTPDELNINLIRILLCLTKSPKSMTAIISVVKETEASYILVELINNPYDNLGIAAMKLLITLSPHIGHTLSERLCKTRGLPENLILSSNEIARISEKQAISAKFLAKLPHQNLTLNLALLFKNTVPIILQTISQIQKGGTRSSRHSICYLEGLVGTLVRFTTTLYDPQILFLARAHNFTAVFTELLVKTSSDEVQRLSAIGLQNLSLESINLSKPPEIKKAKLTRLFSAPKFLTPSSSRRKKITVCPVHRGTCSSENTFCLVDAKAIERLLACLDHENAEVVEAALSAICTLLDDKVDVEMSMNILNGANALQHVLNVVKEHRQEALWQKSFWMIEKFLMNGGDKSVTDISQDRLLPSTLVSAFHHGNGNTRDMAEKILRHLNRMPNSTSYYTM from the exons ATGGAACTAAAAACAACTGAGAATTCCCCACCAAATGCAGTAGAGATTCTTAAATCACTATCTGAAAGCATTAGTTTGGCTAAGGATCTTGTTCAGAGACTCCAAAAAGGCAACCAACCTCTTTCTATTTCTGGTTCGGAACTCAGAAGCATCATTTCACAGATAGAGGATTTGATCAAAACCATGGGAGAAGACTTGAGTTCAATACCATCTTCAGCATTTATAGATCAAGAATATGCAGAAATTGCAATTCAATCTCTTTCAAATGAGATGAGGAACTCTCACTTTACAATTCAATCCTCTGAGAAAACCGAGCTAGATACGCAGTTATCATCTCCCAAACAAAAACCAAAACAAGAACCAATACCAATAGAAACAGACCTCTACTCCATCAATGTTGAAGTTTCAATGGAAAATCCTTATTTCTTAGAATCCCCAAATCTTCTTAAAGTTAAAAGTAGTGGCAGCAGGTCAAAACAAGAAAGGGTTAGCAAATCCTTAGCAATGTTGCCTCATGTGGCTCAATACATGGAGCCTCTATATGATACTTTCTACTGTCCTCTAACAAAGAGAGTCATGGATGATCCAGTCACCATTCAGAGTGGAGTAACCTACGAAAGAAAAGCAATTACTGAGTGGTTTGAAAAGTTTGAAGCTTCAGCTGAAATTCAATGCCCCACCACTGGCAAGAGGTTGGTTAGTAGAGCTTACAACCCAAATATTGCTCTTAGGTCCACAATAGAGGAGTGGAAGGAAAGGAATGAAGCTGCAAGGATTAAGGTGGCCAGGGCTGCTTTGTCTTTGGCTAGTTCAGATAATATGGTATTTGAAGCAATAAAAGATATCCATGGTATCTGTGAAAAGAATCCATACAATAAGGTACAGGTTTGCAGTGCTGGAATGTTGCCTTTGCTTGTTAAGACTCTGGAGTACAAAAACCAAGATGTTAGATGTGCAGTTTTGGAACTCCTAAGGCTATTGGTAGACGATGAAATCGACAGCAAG GAAATGGTAGCAGAGGAATTGGATTTTTCAGCTCTGATAAGAATGCTGTCAAGTAGTTTCCAGCCTATAAAACATGCATCGTTGCTGTTGTTGCTTGAGCTTTCGAGATCTGAATCATTGTGTAACAAAATAGGTTTAGTTACTGGATCAATTCTGATGTTGATCACAATTACATACAAATCTTCAGTTGATGCCTTTGCTTCAGAAAAGGCAGGTGAGACCTTGAAGAACTTAGAGAGGTCGCCAAATAACATTAAGCGTATGGCAGAAAATGGGCTATTAGAACCCCTTTTGTATAATCTTGCAGAAG GCAGTGAAGAGATGAAGACAGAAATGGCAAGCTATCTAGGAGAAATTGTTCTTGGACATGACAGCAGAACCTATGCGGCTGAGAGGGCTTCTCCCACTCTCATCAAAATGGTTAGAACTGGAAATGTTCTGTCTCGGAGGGCTGCCTTCACAGCTTTAGCACAAATATCTTTGTACCAACCTAATGCCAAAGCACTTGCTGAAGCTGGAATTGTACAAATCATGGTTGAAGAGATGTTCACTCGGAGAATCCATGATGAGCTAGTGAACTCAAAAACTGAAGCAGCTGCTATATTGGCGAATATATTCGAGTCTGGGCTTGAGCTTGAGACTCTACGAGCTAATTCTCATGGGCACACCATGACTTCAGACTATTTTGTGTACAACATCATCTACATGCTCAGGAACAGTACCCCAGATGAGCTAAACATTAACCTTATTAGGATACTCTTATGCCTAACAAAGAGTCCCAAATCAATGACTGCCATTATCTCAGTGGTCAAAGAGACTGAAGCAAGCTACATTCTTGTTGAGCTCATAAATAATCCATATGACAATCTTGGGATTGCAGCAATGAAGTTACTCATAACTCTTTCACCTCATATAGGTCATACACTATCTGAAAGACTCTGCAAAACCCGAGGCCTGCCAGAAAATCTTATCTTGAGTTCAAATGAGATAGCTCGAATCTCCGAAAAGCAGGCAATTTCAGCGAAATTCCTAGCGAAACTGCCCCATCAAAACTTGACACTCAATCTAGCTCTACTTTTCAAGAATACAGTGCCCATAATTCTGCAAACCATCAGCCAAATTCAAAAAGGCGGAACAAGATCAAGCAGGCATTCCATCTGTTACTTAGAAGGCCTAGTGGGAACTCTAGTAAGATTCACAACAACACTGTATGATCCACAGATACTCTTTCTAGCCAGAGCCCACAATTTCACAGCAGTCTTCACTGAACTCCTAGTGAAAACTTCAAGTGATGAAGTTCAGAGGCTATCAGCTATTGGGTTACAGAATCTCTCTTTGGAATCAATAAATCTGTCCAAACCACCAGAAATTAAGAAAGCAAAGCTCACGAGGCTGTTTTCTGCCCCCAAGTTTCTAACTCCCAGCTCTTCTAGAAGGAAGAAAATCACAGTTTGCCCGGTTCACCGGGGGACCTGCTCTTCAGAAAACACTTTCTGTCTAGTTGATGCCAAAGCAATTGAGAGATTATTGGCTTGTTTGGACCATGAAAATGCAGAGGTGGTTGAGGCTGCATTGTCAGCTATATGTACTTTGTTGGATGACAAAGTAGACGTGGAGATGAGTATGAACATACTCAACGGAGCCAATGCCTTACAACATGTTTTGAATGTTGTGAAAGAGCATAGGCAAGAGGCTTTGTGGCAAAAATCGTTTTGGATGATTGAAAAGTTTCTAATGAATGGAGGAGACAAGTCTGTTACAGATATATCCCAGGACAGGTTGTTGCCTTCGACATTAGTCAGTGCTTTTCATCATGGGAATGGCAATACAAGGGACATGGctgagaaaattctaaggcattTGAATAGGATGCCCAATTCCACTTCATACTATACAATGtaa